ACCCCTCGCACCCCTCCTCCCCCTAGGTCTTCAGGGAGCTGGAGCCAGCTGTGCTGTCCTGCCTCCGAGGCTACAGCGTCTGCATTTTCACCTATGGTCAGACAGGGACGGGGAAGACCTACAGtatggaggtgggaaggggagaccctgggtggctcctggggccaggagctgggctgGGAGTCTGATGCAGCCCCTGCCCTGTTCCAGGGCCCACCTGAGGACCCTGGCATAGCTCCTAGGGCACTGCAGTCACTGTTCCAGGAGATGGGGACCGGGGGACACCACCGTGTGACTCTCAGCATGGTGGAGATCTACAATGAGGCTGTCAGGTCAGGGCCATGCTATAGCCCTTCCTCTGTATCCTGTGCCCCTGCAGTGACCCTGGGAGTCTCGGAAACCCAGCCCTTCCCTTTCTCACTAGGGACCTCCTAGCCCCAGGGCCTCCTGAACGCCTGGCCGTCAGGCAGGGCCCGGCAGGCCAGGGGGGCATTCAGGTGGCTGGCCTCACGTACTGGGACGTGCCCAACCTGGAGACGCTGCACCAGGTAAGGCTGCCCAGTGGCATCGCGCCCGCCCAGCCCTCCCAGCAGCTCTCCAAGGCCCCCGCCTGTGCTCCCACGCAGGGACGCAGACCTTGCGGCAGGCCGGTCGGTTCCCTCCGCCCTCCAGATGCTGAGCCTGGGGAGGAGCAACCGGgccaccgccgccaccaccaAGAATCGGCACAGCTCTCGGTCGCACGCCTTGGTCACGCTAACGCTGCGCACGGCGGCCCCCCCGCGCGGGCCGGGCACCGCAGGTACCGGGCGCGCACCTGAgccctgcggggggcggggggctcgcaGCGCCCGATCCGGGGCTCCCCCCACGCCCGCTCGCTCGCCCCGGCAGGCACCCTGCACCTGGTGGACCTGGCGGGATCCGAGCGTGCCTGGaaggcgggggcggccggcacgtCGCGGGGAGACCGAGACGGCGCGCAGCGGCTGCGGGAGGCCCGGACCATCAACCGCTCGCTGCTGGCCCTGGGCGGCGTGATGGCTGCGCTGCGGGCCCGCCGGCCGCACGTGCCCTTCCGCGACTCGCAGCTCACGCGCCTGCTGCAGCCCGCGCTCGGGCCCGGCGCCACCGCGGTGCTGCTGCTgcaggtgggcggggggcgggcggggcggggcgggggagcgaGGCCGGGAGCGGACGGGACGACCCCGCGGTGCTGCGGCTGCAGGTGGGCGGCCCGGAGGGGGCCGGGAGCCGCCCGCGCGGGGCCGCCCACCAGCGCCGCTTGCCCGCAGATTTCCACGCGGCCGGAGGACCTGGGCGAGACCGTGTGCTCGCTGAAGTTCGCCGAGCGAGTGGGCCAGGTGGAGCTGGGGCCCGCCCGGCGCTGCAGGGCCCCGCGCTCGGGGACGCCGTCTTCGCTCAGCACCGACACGCCGCTCACCGGGACCCCGTGCACGCCCACGCCGCCCCCCGGCAGCCCTCCCAGCCCCGGCCCAGACAGCGACTCCAGCTTGGCCCTCGGGACCCAAAAGGCCGGGGGCTCCTAGTCCCGGCCGCGCCTCTGCCGGCAGAGGCGGCaaagcccctgcccccctcccggAGTCGGTCCCCCTGCCCCCGAGGAGTATTTAGCCTAGGGACCTGATCGCcgctccctcccccaggcccccggcTCCCTCCTTATCGCCATTTGCTGTTATCATCGCGGCGCACAGCAGGGGATGCCAGGGCTGTGGGAGGTAGGCCCCCGCCAAGCGGCtaccccagtcacccccagcacCAAGAATCAGACTTGGCATTAAAATGTTGTCTACTCCTTTACTGTTATTttccccactaccaccaccaaaaCCAAGTAGGGTCTTGATTTCCTTTCCCCAAAAAGGTGCTACTACCTCATTcccaggcagaggagggaggacaggACTTCAGGCTGGAGGCACCGTGTATggtctccctcccccagcctggaGCCAGGGGTGGGAAGTGACACgtggtgatggatggatggaaggaaggaaggacacacGGACAGAGAAAGTGGGATCAGGAAGGGGCTACTGCGAGCCAAGCCCCCACTCTGCAGTTtggcctctgggggtgggggggtaggagAGGCCGGACTGAGCATCCGGGCCAGAGCGGTGCCTAGCTAGACCCCAACCCTTTGTGGGCTATGGGGTAGTCCAATAAACATGGTGGATTCTCAGCACCGCCGGTGCCTGGTGTTTCAGGGCTGCTGCGGCCACAGACACCACCTGGACCTCTTGGCCGTGGTTCCCCAACAAGTCAGTGGTGGCAGGAAGGGGTAGAAGAAAGCCGCCCTGCCCCGGGAGCCTCACAGGCTGTACCAGGAGAATAGCCAGCCAGGGGTGGAGGCAGCTGGATCCCGGGAGTGGCTCACCCACACATCATAGATGCTCTTGTTGGGTGGTACCCCCTGGAAGAGGGCATCGAGATCCCAGAGCAGCCCTGGGGGGCCGTGAGTTTCGGAGGCCACCCCCCAGTAGGCTGAGCTGGTTGAAGGTGGGCACTGGGGACAGGATGCAGGTGGTAGTGGAGCCAGGGGCATTACCACATTGGGAGTGTAGATGGGCAAGTACGAGGTGGGCAGCTGCCCCCAGAGTGAGGGCCTGTGACTCCCACCGGGCAGCCCCCCGGGGTCTGGGGAAGCCTGCAGTAAGTGGAgaggccaggctctgtgctcaggggaaAGGGGCGGGGGCCTGCTGGTCCCCCCCTGGGAAGCCTCCCCGTCTGCTCTCCTGGGCCCGGGGAGCGGGCAGGGCGGCCACGGAGGCCGCTCGCAGGGCAGGGGGGGAGTGcgcaccccctcctccccggggctgccccgggctgccccttccccGGGGTCCCCCAGCAAAGACTTTATGCTGAAGCCCTCGCTGGGCGGCGGCTGGGGGCTGGGCGGCGGCTGGGGGCTGGGCGGCCGGTAAGGCCAGCCGTGCAGCACGTAGGGGCCCAGGTCCTTGGCGAAggcgccccgcgcgcccctgCTCTGCCAGCGCCGGCACAGGGCCGTGTTCTGCAGCCGCAGCGCCTCGGCCGGGATCAGGCTCACGTCGACGGCCCAGAAGTTGCCCTTGGCCTGGGGCTTCGCCGGATCCTTAGGCACCTGGACGGGGAGGGGAGGCTCGGTGAGGCGTCTGGCCTGACACAGCCCTGCCGCCCAGCTgcgaccccccaccccccggccccacCTTGCGGAAGCAGCGGTTGGAGGAGAGGTTGTGGCGGATGGAGTCCTTCCAGCCCTCGTAGTCGTCCTTGAAGAAGGGGAACGCGGCCTGGACCTGACGGATGATCTGAAAGCGCGGCCCGCCCGGCGCCGTGAGCCCGGAGgcgggagcgggagggggaggggggcagcaccgcccctcccccacagccAGGCTTAGGGGCGtcgcgcccctcccccacccctcacaccCCCCGCCCACAGAACACCTCGGTGCCCGCAGGAGGGAAGGGTGCACCCGCCTGAGCACCTGGGCTCTTTCCCCTGCTGCCCAGGCCTGGACGGCAGCCCTGGCTTAGCCGGGTAGGGCCAGGTGAGGATGGAGGCCTGAGTCCCAGCCTGGGCCTAGAGGGGGGACGGGTCCCGCCAAAGGTCCGATCGCCCAGCGTCAGGGAGAATGGGGGTCCCTCTCACCTGGGCCAGCTTCAGCCTGCGGGAGGGCGCGGCCTGGATCACCAAGGCAATCATGGCCAAGTAGGTGTAGGGGGGCTTGTCATGCCGCAGgtatcttttcttcctcctcttgggGGGCTGGGAGGACGACTCCgacccagggagccccaggcgtGGGTGGCTGCAGGGCCCCATGCAGGGGAGGCAGGCAGTGTGGGCCGGGGCCTGGCCCCGTGGAGGCAAGGCGACCGGGCGGTGTAGTGAGGAGACGCTGGGGGCCTGAGGCCGGGGGCCTGGCGGGCCAGACCCTTTATCATTCGgatggaagggggaggggaggggaggcaaagggagggaggaatcggctggtgggggaggggagcattCGAGGGCTGCCACAATTAGCAGGTTTCAGCTAATctggaagggaggggtggggaagattGCAGTGGGGGCTGCGGGCCGCCACCCGGTCCTCATTCCTCGCCCCTAGGCTGCCTTCAGCACCCCCTGCAAGCTGCAAGGAAGAGCCTTTGGAAGGGTCCCCTGACATAGGGTTCCTTTATCCTGGCTGCGCTGGCCTATTTGGGAGCCAAGGGAGTTGATTTACCCAAAGTTGACCTGCCAAGAGTGGGTGGGGCCTGCTCAGAGTTCAAGGCTGAGCAGTTTCCGGGAcctagatggggggggggggtttcctGGAGGAAACCTCAGGAACAAAATAGGTACACAGTTAATCCAAGGCATTTCCCCAGGGGCTGCTGCAGGGCCCCAGTGGATTCCCAAGGCCGTGgaggccccttcctgccctccatGATGCCTGTCAGCAGGTGAGCTGACCAGCTCTCATTATTCACTGTTTACCTCAGTGGCCTTCCCTGGCCACAGAGACCTTTCTGGAGGCAGGTTtgcctccctttcctcttttGGTCCTCTGGGTCCGAAGCTCCGGAGCCTGCTACGCAGGAGGTTGCCCCTCcttcttctggggcacctgggccgtgctcctgggtgtgtgtgtggagggagaggTCGCCTAGCTGGAGAGGGTTTGCTGGACACTTCTTGGGGCCAGGCCTGGAGGATACAGCTCCATGGGTCATAGTTCCTGCGCAGGGGGCGTGCAAGGACAGGAGTGAGAGCACAGGTGTGCTGTGGGAGTACACAGGAAGGCTTCTCAGGCAGCCACAGGACCCTGAGGCTTAGTCTAGATGGAAGAAGATGCTCCccaggcaggtggggggtggCCTGCGTGGAGGAGGGGCACTCTAGGAAAGGGCGGAGCCGCAGGCTGGGGGGCCTGAGGGGCCGGCACCTGCTGCGCAGGCCTGGCTGTGGCCTCTGAGGATTTTGGCAGACCTAGGGCCTGCCCCATAAGTCTGGTCCCAGAAAAATGCCTCTGGCAGGTGCTCTCAGACTCACTGGTCCCTCTGTTCCCAGACCCTGTTCTGTCCTCACCTTCTCTCCGGCCACCTGATCCGTCAAGGCCTTTGAGTCAGTCAAGGCCTGTGCTCTGGACCGTGACCCAAAGcgcggccctgcccctccccagcaggTTTGCCCAAAGCGGGTGCTAGGTCCAGGACACTAGCAGCGGTGTCTGGTGCTGGTGTCAGGGCCCCCAGGCCTGGGGGAACCAGAGGAGCACAGGGACACACTTTATCACCCCAGTCCCAGGTCGCACCTGTGCCCCGGTAGCCAACACTCTTAATTGTTTGGAAATCTGCGGCATACGGGAGGTTCGCAATGGGGCTGCGGCGCTGAGGGGCGCCCTGGAGACGCAGGGGCTGACCGGGCGATGGGACGCAGGAGCGCACTACTCCCCTCACTCACACCACCTCTTCCGGTCCCGGAGCTCTGGTTAGGGGGTCGCGGTGTCTCCGCGGGCTGTGACCACCGTCTCTGACCTCCTAGCCCTACTCTATCCGCAAAAAGGCCCCCTCCTGCAGGTCTGTCACCACCTCCCTGGCACCGGGCCTGTCTCGCTGGTTTGACATTCAAGGCTCCTTGAGTCCGGACCGGGCTCCTCCAACCCCTTAGCCACCACCGCGGTGGCTTCCCATCGCCCCAGGGCACCGGGCATGCCTCGCCCTGTGTGTCCGGGATGGCTCTGCTTTGGTGCACTCCGACTTCTCCCTAAAAGCCCAGGGCGGGGAGACGGACGCCCTCCCGAGGGCCTCGGGACTGCCGGCCCCTCCCGCCCGCCTCGCGCCTCCCGCGCCTCGGAGGCCGCTGTCGGGGAGAGGCCGGCGCAGCACCGTGGGCAGCGGTCCCCGGcgggcaggccccgcccccggctccccggccccgcccccggctccccggccccgcccccgggctcccGTGGGGCGCCGCGGCTTCCGGCTGTGGGCCGCGCGGGCCGGAAGTATAGCGTTGCCATGGCGAGGGCCGGGCGCGGGACCCGCCCCCGCGGCGCCCAgaggagcgcggggcggcgggagcggTGGCCGGGATCCGGCCGGCTGCGCGGCGGAAGGTGCGGCGCGGACTTCCGGGGTCcgcggcgggggagggcggggggcgcggggtgcccccggggcgggcgcggccgACGTGCCTGCGGACTGGTGGTTCCTGCGACCTGCGGGCCAGGTAGGCAGCGCGGCGtcccgcgggcggcgggggctcaggccggcggggccgggcggggcccgGGCGTCGGGCGGGCTTCGGGCTCGGGCCAGGCGGGGAGCCGGGCGGCCGGGCGTCTCGGGGGAGGCGAGCGTGGCTCCGGGCCGCTGGGGCCGtgcaggccccggggcaggggcggaggcggcgcggggcgcggacGGCCGTGCCGGGTTAGCGACGCCGCAGGAAGGCCGCCTCCCGGGGGTGCAGCCCCTGCCGGGCCCGGCGGCCAGGCCCGTGGGTGCTCCGCTGGGTGCCGGGGTGCTCCTGGCTGCGCTGCCTCGTTCACTTCAGGGACCGCGAGGGCGCCCCAGCCGGGCTGTCGAGGGGCCTCGGTGCCCGAAGCAGCCTGCGCAGAGGCCACGCCGGGCtcctcagccctgcccccaggctcTCGCTCGGAGCTGCGGTGCGGAAGCTTTAGggggtctccctccctccctgtgcacGGGCTGGCCTTCCTCCTGGTGGCTGGAGCCTCCTCCCCGGCTCTGCTGCTCCGTCCTGGCCTCCCACCTGGTCTCCCAGCTGGCTGGGCTGCGCCTGGACTTTGTCCTCTCCTGGCAGCAGGAGGCTGGCGGGCACCTGGAAGAGCGCTTCGGATTCTGTGGGCTCCACCTCGGGATCTGTGTCCCAGGGATGTCTGAGTCTTTGGTCTCCACCAATGATCGTCTCCATTGTGTGGTTTGGGAACTTACTCTGACCTCACCTCCGGCGACCTAGCTCACCAGACACAGGGAGGTACTTGGCTGTGGACTTGGAAGGCAGTGGTAGCAGTGTCCCCACTCTCCCGGGTCACCTGAAGACAGTGAAGATTAGCGCTTAATGTCGTTGGCTTCTTAGGAGGAAAAATCACaaccaaatcatttttttttaagattttatttattcatgagagtcagagagagaggcagagataccaagcagaggaagaagaggcttcatgcagggagcccaacgtgggactggatgccaggtctccaggatcacaccctgggctgaaggctgtcgcccaaccactgagccacccggccgcCCCACAACCAAATAATTTCTGAGAGCAACCTGAGAACCCGTGTCCCGAGCAGGCTGTGAAGGAGCACAGACTTGTGGCTTTCCACAGTGCAGCTCCCTTCAATCATAAAGCAAGGTCAACATAGTTAGAAGGCAGGTTCAGGGTTCCAAACACAAGGACGTTTCACCACGTGATCACCTTGGCTTCTCACACGGCACACAGAACACGGCACAAGGCGAGCCACCCGACAAGCCAGGTGACAGAAGGGACAGGACACTGGCGACCCAAGCCTCAAGTGGGGCTGTGGGTGGCGGGGGAGATGAGGCCCGGGGGAGGTCCGGGTCAGCTCACGGGGAAGCAGGGAAGGATCCCAGTCCTGTCGGGGTGAGCCGGGCGCAGCCGGGGACAGGTGCAGAGGGGTCGTGTCTGAAGAGTTGGCCGGCTGGCTGCACGCCTCCTCCCCTTTCTAAAGGGGTTTAATCAGTCTCGGGACCCTGCCGGCCTCCGCCTCCGCCGGTTATTGGGCCTGGGGTGTGAGCTGCGGCTGGACCCGGCGGGGTCTCGCTGCAGTAGTGTTAACCGCGCATCATGGCCTGACAGGCTCCTGCTTCCGTGAGGGACCCGGCCTGCTGGCCACCGCATCCCGCCCGGCACCTCTGGCGCGGTCTACTCAGTAGGCGAAGCGAGACACCTAGGGGGCTCGTCCCTCACTTTTGGGCTCTCTGTGAACGTCTTCCTAAATATCCTTGATTGCGGCCCTTCCAGTCCATTCCTTCCACCAAATAGCCCACCTCTGTGGCTCTTCATGACCCTCTGGGATTTCAGCAGTTGCTCCTGAGGGGTCCTGGCTCTGTGTTAGCCCCTTGCCCCCATCCTTGTCACCTTACAGTGAtctgaaatgcaaatctgatttttatattttcctccttGAAATCCCTCCTCACAGACTTCGGAATAACACTCCTCTGCCTTTGCAGACTAGCCCCCATCCTCTGTCCCTTCACCTAAACCCTGAAGACTTTCCTATGTGTGTGTCATGCTGCCACCATACTGAACCCCTGCGTGATGGTGGAAGGGAGACAGCaaacctccctccaccccttccaccaagctctgtggccttgggcgaGGCCTCAGCACAGTAGGgtgagagagaagggcagagagatgTAGGACCGGCTAGCTCCACAGATGCTCAGGGGCCAGGGtcccctggaggaggaggagctcgACTGCCAGGAACCCCGTTAGGGCAGCTATGATAAGGTCTGCTGGTGGATGTTGGATTCTGGGCTGCGTCTTTCCTAGGCAGCTGTGACAAACGCGAAGATTGAAATGATtggtactgggatccctgggtggcgcagcggtttggcgcctgtctttggcccagggcgcgatcctggagacccgggatcgaatcccac
This window of the Vulpes vulpes isolate BD-2025 unplaced genomic scaffold, VulVul3 u000000671, whole genome shotgun sequence genome carries:
- the FOXH1 gene encoding forkhead box protein H1, encoding MGPCSHPRLGLPGSESSSQPPKRRKKRYLRHDKPPYTYLAMIALVIQAAPSRRLKLAQIIRQVQAAFPFFKDDYEGWKDSIRHNLSSNRCFRKVPKDPAKPQAKGNFWAVDVSLIPAEALRLQNTALCRRWQSRGARGAFAKDLGPYVLHGWPYRPPSPQPPPSPQPPPSEGFSIKSLLGDPGEGAARGSPGEEGVRTPPLPCERPPWPPCPLPGPRRADGEASQGGTSRPPPLSPEHRAWPLHLLQASPDPGGLPGGSHRPSLWGQLPTSYLPIYTPNVVMPLAPLPPASCPQCPPSTSSAYWGVASETHGPPGLLWDLDALFQGVPPNKSIYDVWVSHSRDPAASTPGWLFSWYSL